The following proteins are co-located in the Microbulbifer sp. VAAF005 genome:
- a CDS encoding amidohydrolase family protein yields the protein MIKFLKYFASFGVLGGIAFIVAYNHNLYVWEQPSRSMWISNGSLFDGTGTLPIENPGILVEDGKISCLGDTCEVPIDAIQVDAAGKSIVPGLIELHGHFFSGKADSSESSLPVMIWNSIRLQPDVRRKLVESGITSYRSVGDPSSGIYKLKKSLDDQEVAGPHMFIAGPIFTAPGGHPVQRIPNRMIEQMVVQSDDPKYVKEKIAALVEQGIDGIKAVYQGHTNEQGEITLPRISKETLQTITTEARKHGLWVAVHTGSPQETNEAIKAGITTIEHGVRHGNLISPESMQLIVKHKIVYVPTLGREPKGHLNIPALHEAGVQFGVGTDTQGKMIVGDSYHNELSRMVEAGLPDVKALLAATRNGAEALGLIDQMGTIEVGKSADLLLVDGQPWSDIRDLKNIKMVVLSGRIALDKRELTSM from the coding sequence TTGATAAAATTCCTAAAATATTTTGCCAGCTTTGGTGTCCTTGGTGGGATCGCATTTATAGTCGCCTACAACCATAATCTATATGTTTGGGAGCAACCAAGTAGAAGCATGTGGATTAGCAATGGTAGCTTATTTGATGGTACAGGTACGTTGCCCATTGAGAACCCTGGAATCCTTGTAGAGGATGGTAAAATTTCTTGTCTGGGAGATACTTGTGAAGTACCAATAGATGCTATTCAAGTTGATGCAGCAGGTAAATCAATTGTACCTGGCCTCATAGAGCTTCACGGTCATTTTTTCAGTGGTAAAGCTGATTCTAGCGAGAGCAGCTTACCTGTAATGATTTGGAATTCGATCCGATTGCAACCAGATGTTAGGCGGAAGCTGGTCGAATCAGGTATTACAAGTTATCGTTCCGTCGGCGATCCCAGCTCGGGAATTTATAAGCTAAAAAAATCACTTGACGACCAGGAGGTCGCTGGACCACATATGTTTATTGCAGGGCCTATATTTACTGCTCCTGGTGGACATCCGGTTCAAAGAATACCAAATCGGATGATCGAGCAAATGGTCGTGCAATCCGATGATCCAAAATATGTAAAGGAGAAAATCGCTGCTCTGGTTGAGCAAGGCATTGACGGTATTAAAGCCGTCTATCAGGGCCATACAAATGAACAGGGCGAAATCACGTTACCACGCATCTCAAAGGAAACCTTGCAGACTATTACGACGGAAGCCCGCAAGCATGGGCTTTGGGTTGCGGTACACACAGGCTCTCCACAAGAAACTAATGAAGCTATTAAAGCTGGTATAACTACCATTGAACATGGTGTGCGACATGGCAATCTCATTAGCCCAGAATCAATGCAATTAATTGTCAAGCACAAAATAGTTTATGTACCAACTTTAGGTCGAGAACCCAAGGGACACCTGAATATACCGGCCTTACACGAGGCTGGTGTTCAATTTGGTGTTGGCACTGATACACAAGGCAAAATGATTGTTGGTGACAGCTACCACAATGAATTGTCACGCATGGTTGAAGCTGGATTACCCGATGTAAAAGCACTTTTAGCCGCCACTAGAAATGGGGCCGAAGCTTTGGGGTTAATTGATCAAATGGGGACCATTGAAGTTGGTAAATCTGCTGACCTACTACTTGTCGATGGTCAGCCTTGGAGTGATATTCGTGACCTTAAAAATATCAAGATGGTTGTTTTATCGGGACGAATCGCGTTGGATAAACGTGAACTGACATCTATGTAA